The Aerococcus christensenii genome segment AGTTCTCAAACAAACCCTGCAAGCGAATGATCAACAAAAGCAAAAAGCAGTGGATTTATTGAGGAATCATTAGAAGGGATAGGATTATGAGAAAATTCATTGATGCTGTTGGAGAATTTATTATTATTATTGCTTTATCTTTACTTTTATATGTAGGGATTCGGCATTTTGTAGGGTTTCAATTTACAGTCAAGGGAGATTCTATGCTCCCAACTACTGTTAATAACCAACATTTAGTGGTCAACCGGATGGGGGACATCAAACGGTTTGATATCGTGGTCTTAGATGCGCCTGATAAGAGTGGCGACAAATACATCAAGCGGGTAATTGGGATGCCGGGAGATACCGTAGAGTACAAAAATAATCAGCTCTATATTAATGGCAAGCCCGAAGAAGAACCTTACTTAAAAACCTTAAAAGACAAAAATCCAGGAAAAAAAGTGACTCAAGATTTTTCTTTGAAGGATATTATCGGACAGGAAAAGGTTCCTGAAGGGGAATACTTTGTCTTAGGGGATAATCGACCAGTTTCTAAGGATGGACGCTACTTTGGAACCGTCAAAAAAGACTTGCTTTATGGGAATGTCCACTGGCGGATATGGCCTTTGAGTGAATTTGGCCGTGTGAATTAAGGAACGTATAGAAAGGCAGTTCATTTTTGGCTGCCTTTTTGTATGAATAACGAGGTGAAAATATGGCAACAATTCAATGGTTCCCTGGACATATGGCTAAGGCCAAGCGACAAGTTCAGGAGCAG includes the following:
- the lepB gene encoding signal peptidase I — encoded protein: MRKFIDAVGEFIIIIALSLLLYVGIRHFVGFQFTVKGDSMLPTTVNNQHLVVNRMGDIKRFDIVVLDAPDKSGDKYIKRVIGMPGDTVEYKNNQLYINGKPEEEPYLKTLKDKNPGKKVTQDFSLKDIIGQEKVPEGEYFVLGDNRPVSKDGRYFGTVKKDLLYGNVHWRIWPLSEFGRVN